A window of Gossypium hirsutum isolate 1008001.06 chromosome D13, Gossypium_hirsutum_v2.1, whole genome shotgun sequence genomic DNA:
ATTGGAATATATGAAGAGTGTTTTTTCCATGAGATATGCAATCAACTCAAGACTTGGATAATCTTTATATTTTCTTATCATAATATGAGCAAAACCTTAATGATAATATTCTATCTTTTACAAGTTGGATGCGCATGTActtaatttcttatatatattgAAGCTTTGTTGTTCCGGTGAGAGTAAAtctgaaaaaaaatttatgatacTCGAGATAATCTCTTGATAACATGACAAGCAAACTGATCATGGGAGAAATAAGAATGACTAGATCAAGCCCTTCACCATGCCCAAGACAATGCCCAAGCCTAAGGCTCTCCACTACTTCAACCTCTATTTGCAAGTGGTTCTTGCAAATGGGTTTAATGCATTTCTACATATGTAacacttcaaattttttttacaaaaactaGTAgtagtgatttttgatgaaatttacaattagggattaatttgttaaatgcataaattctagggttttattgtgaaatgatgacAAATATGAGTTGTTTCAACGTCCCTTGCATGTTTAGTTAACATGGATTttgattaaaatggttagattttaagttattagtctaaggactaaattgtgaaaaaattaaaattttaggggtaaaatagtaattttgcataaatatgaactgcggattaaattgaatactataaGTTTTAAAGGgattgaaattttctatttagatcaagatagaccatgtTCGGTCCTAGATCGAGGCAAAACAAAAGCCTAAAAATAGCTCGATTTAACTTCTACGCCCtagtcatcgaggtaagttcttataaTTGGTTATCGAATTAAAGCTATTTCAAATCATATGTTTATTTATAATGTGAATTGATCGATGTATAAACAAATCAATGCTATGACGGTTATTGagtcccaattgaaccttaggaattcgtaggatacaaatgacatgtcattagggatttcatgtttcgggtgctggtcttgaatgtcctaccgatggctgaggtactatatttgttgcggatactccacagctcatgtgagcagcattgtgtagcttacattctaaccacagctcgtgtgaggaggcctatttcacagctcgtgtgagcaatgatgtaaagaaaATGTTATGGTTATGTAAAGGCAGACTTCATGTGaactttcccgagtatccgacgaaattctagatggttcaacggatatgaaaaggaaatgaaatggtaagtgttcaaatgaaatgTATACATTGAGTATAGGATTCTCATATGATGCCGAGTTGATAATCTAACTATGTACCTAACCTACACACAAAAGAATTACTTAAGTGTTGTTCAAATGTTTATTACTTAAAGATTTACACATAAGCTATGTAATCATAATTGTAAGCTCCATAACATAAAATAATCATTATCTCACAAATTTAAATTAGCATATTATGAGTTTTCCAAATATTCCTCAAAACATCCACACTTACATTGAACTTTCTCAATGGTTCTCTTACATTTCATCATTATAAAATTTACCTGTTGTTGGCACCCAGTGCTTAGCGGACCAGCCAAAATAATCTTTTTGCGCCCAGTACTAGTTGGATATACCAACGATAAGTGTGCCCAGTACTAGTCGAATAATCGCCAATGTTTTGCGCCCAGCGCTAGTTGGATAAGCCAACGATAggtgtgcccagcactagtcgaATAATCGACGATGTTTTGCGCCCAGCGCTAGTTGGATAAGCCAACGATAagtgtgcccagcactagtcaaGTAATCGACAAGATTTttgcgcccagcgctagtcgGATTAACCGACAACGATTTGTTCATCTTATATAAAGTCCTTAATACCACCATTCATAATCTAATCAATCACAACAATAACAGAAGGACATTCTTAATCTTTTTCATACTCATTTTCATATTATTCCATAATACACCATTCAATAGAATTAATCAATTACATTAAAAGATATAATTCAATATTACATACAACtgactaatttaattaaaataaataattcgaGTTAGAGACTACGAACTTACCAAAAAGTTACGTTGCTTTTGATGATCGATGTCTATTACTCAACGACTTTCTCTTTCCCTCAATTAACAATCGCTCtactcgtttcttgatctaagtataataattcaatttaattaactaGCTCATAATCACAACAATTCAACTTAAACAATTtatcttaataataaaattttcacacatttacccTCAACAATTCAAtctcatttaatttaatcatttcttcacatttaatcaatAAGCATTTTTAAATTCAATATGTAACTAACCAAAATTATAAGGTCCCCAAAACAGTTCCCTAAACAGCAGCAATTCTTTAATTTAAACCATGTTATTTCAATTTTTCACATTTAAATCCTTGAAAGCTAACACAAGCAAAAATCACTACACAAGGTAAACCTTTTTCAAACCATTAAAATTAATAACTCAACCAACATTTCTAGCACCATGAAAAGTCCcaaaaattagtccctatacttaaacataatttattaatttagtccccCAACTAACTTGGTCTAGCTCCAAGGGTTCTAAAAATGTAAAATCCATTAAAAATGAAGGCATAAAATACTTACATGCAAGGCATTCAACAACAAAAGTTTGAGTTCTCCCCTTCCTATGATATTTGTCGGTCAAGAAGAAAACATTAAAGAAAatgacttctttttcttttcttttctttttatcaagTTTTCTCTTCCTATCCACTATCTATTAAacatctttgttttatttttatttttattataatagtattaacatcacatatatatatatatatattatacttaacataatacatatatatagaatatacatatatttatgccaTGACCGACCACTTATTTAAGCAACAAGGGTATAATTGCTTTTTAAATCCTTAAGTTatgaattatattataatttaataataataattacatttttattacttaagcaattaagtccctatactttaatttaaaacttaTTCCACCAAAATTTCCTATATGAGATTCAATTAGTTTCTAGCATAACTCTgcaaatatttaataaagattTTTACAAGCCCGGTTTACGGGAACGGGGTCTCGAAACTAAACTTTTTGGCACCACTGACTTTCGAGTCGTTACAATAGCATTCCCAAATTACTGAGTCCTCGTATGATGTTCATACAAactatattaaaatgataaaaaaaaattagttacatatatactattaaatctcaaatcaaatatcataataaaataattcaaaattaaaaaaaatacttacctcCACTTCAAATCATTGGTCTAACAGAAGTCATATATCTCGCAGCTCCTTTGGTAGTCTCACATAACTCAACCCATGATTCCACTTATCAAAATAATTTGTTAACAgaataatttaaactttaaattattttatcacGGTAAATAGattatctaattaattttatcttgtTATGAGTGAGAACATGAAAGGATAGTTTGCTTCAGGAAGTAAAAATGGCAACTGATACCGCGCCCATGACTACAGTAGTAGCATGCAaccatcaattttaattttttgttgttgaGTTGCCCGACATATCTCCCGATACAAGgttgccaacacggcagacccTCAACTGAGTTCGTCCGCTTCTTAAAGTTGACGAATTTTAGCAACCAATTTAAATGGAGCAGATTTTATGACTTATCTGACATTAGGATACCCCCGGTTATCATAAGGATGTAAGCCTAAGCGTGTTGTCTCTTTCGACTTTAGTGAAATCCTTATCGAGCTCACCGAAAATTCTTCTTAACCAAGCCATTTCTATCTAGCCTCCAAAAATTGTCTTCGAAACTATCCTTAAAACTTTGTCGCATACGACTTTCCAATTAGCGTGAACAGTCCCGATCACTACGGGCCCATCCACTGGTAACCCAAGCTTTAACTGCACGCCCTCCAGAGTTATAGTACACTCGCCACATGAAAGATGGAGAATGTGCATCTCAGGTCTCCACCTTTCCACCAATGCGCTTAAGAGTGTAGGGTCCAACTTACTCCCCCTACCTACAAGGCCCACCTGCGAAAAACCAACTTCTCTCAAGTATGGTTCGATTAAAGGTAATGGAAGAGCGGGTAAATTACGAATGTTGGATTGCAAACTTCAATCTTCTGCctattaaaggaaaaaaatacaaaatttaaattcaaatataacaaaaaaatataaaaattatacaacattaaaatataaaaagaaatattcttaccatttgcaattgatcGACGAAAATGTGGTTCTTATCATGACAAATTAGAGAATTTGCCATTGATAATTttggaaaaaccctaataatttgtattagaaaaataatttaagaaaatgttaagataatttaaataataaaataaataaaattgagagagcaaaaaaaaattaatggattTAAGTGGGTATTGAgaggaatttgagagaaaattGAGAATGTGagagaattgagattgaattgtaaaaaaaaaatgaaatagggggttttatagttgaaaattttTTACCATTTAGGGGAGGGGGCAACGATTAATTAAATAACTGTAGGAAAAGTAGCAGTTTAATTTGGATTGTTGGGGGACAAGCACTTCCAACTAGAAGCGTTTTCAGGTGACTTGGCAGAAAGCGCTTCCAGCCGGAAGCGTTTTCCATGCAACACAGTAACAACGCTTCAGTTGGAAGCGCTTTTCCTACAAATCACCTGAAAATGCTTCTAGTTGGAAGCACATTTCAATAATTAACCTATTTcctatttttttttaacttttattggtaaattaatCTTAAGTAGACCTGCTCATAGGCCAGGCCACTCGGCCCGACCTGAAGGCCTACCCAAAAAGTAGGAGGAGTTGGGAAAAATAGACTtgaaaatgggcttggacaaaaaaaaagctggtttaaaaaatgggtcgggcctcgaGTAAGATATTTTTGTCCCAGGCTTGACTCAAATTcacaaaaggacaaaaaaatctgctatttttttgttgttttaatactaatttttttgttattttcttcctattttgctaccattctattattatgttactattattttgttgttattatttagatattgtataacacttgtgttattgttaattttattattattttagaggtatttactTGTTAAGGTGCAtctatttttgtgttttttaactatatattttttaaaatttattttcaatttgttaagaaatatttattttaatgtttttaatattttttatgtattatatatatttaaaaattatataaaaataattaatacgcacaaattgagctcaaattttaacatttttatctgattcgaacttaaataaatttttaagctCATTTTATCAACACCTAACAAACTAGTGTAATTTTTTAGTTAGAGCCGACCCGACCCGTCTAGTCTTACGTTTGTCCtcaattttctttcatttatcCATTTTCACTAACCCCGTGCTCTCCCTTTTCTCATCTTTGATCATCTTTTCTGCTGAAAAGGTTTGCACTTTTGGGTGGTTTCTTTTTGGAATTACAGAACTCTCAACAACTTTTGGTATTGTTCATTGAAAAGGGTGTTGCTTTCTGGTGGAGTTTTTATATGTAGAATTAATGGTTCGATTTTTTCTTCTTTCCCGTGGATTCGCATCTATACATCTCCTTTTTCTACGATATATATGCCTTTGCAGCTTTTCTTTTTCCTGATTCTTTTTATGAATTATTTGTATCAACCAAAGGtttacttttattcttttatagaTTAGAAGGCTTTAGAAAGTTGAAACCAATAATTTCCATTTTTTTGGGCTTTGTTAGTTAATTCTGAGtgtcttttttttgttttttttggaaGCAGTTTAAGAATTGTATTCATGGAGTGGTCTGATCGTTAGATTGGAAGTGGCAAAGTGTATTGGGCAAATTTTATTTAAGGTAAATTATTCAAGTGATTTGAAATGAAACTCCAAAGGAATAGTTATTTCAAGGCTGTGATTTCAAAAGGGTTGTTTTCAGATGAGAAATTTAAGAAATTGAAGAACCAATCAAGGCAATGTGAATTGGTAATATGATTCTTGGCTATGAATTTGGAAGGAATTGATTAGATTTGGTGAAAAGGAATTCTACGATTGAAGGATATTGGTAGATTAATCTGCACATTAGCTATCTAGAAGTTGGAAAAGTTTCTTAAAGTAAGCAAGTTCTGACGGATCCATCTACTGAAAACAGGGGTTGTGGCTGTCTAGCTGTTCTGGAGTGCATATTAAGCATTATCAGGGCCCTCCAAATGGGGTCCTGCTTTTCTGCTGAAAGCAGGAGTCCTCTCTCTGGATTGCCTTTGTCCCCTCATCCAGCTTTTGACTACCGGAAGAAGAGGAATTCAAGGAAGAAACCAGGGTCTGTTGACTTCAGAAAGGAAGAACAATTGCATAGGATTCCAGGGAGGTTGTTCTTGAATGGCTCCAGTGGTGTTGCTTCTCTCTATACTCAACAAGGCAAGAAAGGAACCAACCAAGATGCCATGATTGTTTGGGAGGTTAGCTCATTTTATCCATTTTCACATGAATCCTGTTTCTATCAAACTGGTCAACCAATTGTGGTTTAATGTATTTGATTTTGTGTCTTGTTTTCTTGTTAGCTTTGAAACAATCAATATATCTTATGATAGGAGTGTAATATTTACTGGATGAAAGAACTTTCCCTTTTTCTCTGGTTGCTTTTCACTCGCTGGTACTGCAGTAACATAAAACTTACAAAAACAACTTGAAAGTAATGTAAAATTAGAGGGAAAGgaacattttcatattaattgACCGCGACTTCTCCACTTTCTTTTAGgatattatttaatcatttagTTTCTATATGCAGTGATACTTCCGTGGTGGTGAAATTCTTTCATTGTTTTTCTAGTTTGAACTTTCTACATGTCTCTATTTGGGTACTCTATGTTTAACACACCTTGGAAATCATTTTAGGGTAGTTATCTTTAGTTTCTTGATGGAGAGGACTGCAATGTCAACAGAGGGAGAGAGGCCAAAAAGGATATGACTGAAAACTagataaaacatgaattttaCTAAGCTTATATGGCGGTGCATTATAATCCATGTCCTGACCCTATACTGGGGAaatgtttttgttgttgtttatAGGAGGGTAAACATTGATTATGGTAAGGGCCTTTAGACTGGATAATGCCAGAAGGTTTTTAACTCTTTTCTGCAGTTGGGCATCTGCTGGTGAAGAAGGCCAAgacattgaaattttttttacctgAAACATGTAATGCATTTAATGGAAAAAAGGCTCCTTGATCCTTGTATTACATACTGATAATATGGTTACTAATATTGTTCTTCTGCATTATCACGTTCCATTTCTCACCATCTATGGCTGTTGTTTCCAGAATTTTGGTTCTAGAACAGATACAGTTTTCTGTGGTGTTTTTGATGGCCATGGTCCCTATGGTCATATGGTAGCAAAGAAAGTGAGGGACCATCTTCCCTTAAAACTGAGTGCTCACTCGGAAGTTAATATATCCAGTGAGGATGTTCTCAGAGAGATCAGTTTGAACACTGCAGGAAGTGTGAACTCTGAAGAAACTGCTCTTATATCTGCTGATAAGGACTCTAGGGCCTCTGTAGATCTTGATGTAACAGAAAAGAATCCAGACATCTTTAAGACCCTTAAAGAGTCTTTTCTGAAGGCTTTTAAGGTGATGGATAGGGAACTTAGATTGCATACTAATATTGATTGCTTCTGTAGTGGGACAACAGCTGTAACTTTGGTCAAACAGGTAAGCAGCTGCAACTTTTAAAAGCATTATTTTAAAAACTATGTTATGGTATGTTTCATTGTAATTCGCTTTGGTCTTTGTATAGGGTCCATATCTTGTTGTTGGAAATGTTGGGGACTCCAGAGCTGTCCTGGCCACAAGGGACAAAGACAATTCACTTAAAGCAGTTCAGTTGACTGTTGATCTCAAACCAAATCTTCCAGGTGTGTTTGTCGGTTTTAGTCTATCCTCACTGCATCCATATGTGCAACTATAttcatgctctttattttattgttttgtgCTGAGTTTCAGACTAAAACTTATGATAGGTAAAAGAAATAGTGATTCTCATTTTGGAACTTTTGATGATTTGGACTTTTTATGCTAAGTTTTGTCTTCTCTATCATTTGATATTCCTTCTGTATACTGCCCTGAGTGAACCTATCTgtaggttttatttt
This region includes:
- the LOC107920447 gene encoding probable protein phosphatase 2C 33 isoform X2, which encodes MGSCFSAESRSPLSGLPLSPHPAFDYRKKRNSRKKPGSVDFRKEEQLHRIPGRLFLNGSSGVASLYTQQGKKGTNQDAMIVWENFGSRTDTVFCGVFDGHGPYGHMVAKKVRDHLPLKLSAHSEVNISSEDVLREISLNTAGSVNSEETALISADKDSRASVDLDVTEKNPDIFKTLKESFLKAFKVMDRELRLHTNIDCFCSGTTAVTLVKQGPYLVVGNVGDSRAVLATRDKDNSLKAVQLTVDLKPNLPAEAERIRNCKGRVFALHDEPTVARVWLPNNDAPGLAMARAFGDFFLKDFGLISVPEISCRCLSEEDEFIVLATDGVKEPTWILIQNTDI
- the LOC107920447 gene encoding probable protein phosphatase 2C 33 isoform X1, yielding MGSCFSAESRSPLSGLPLSPHPAFDYRKKRNSRKKPGSVDFRKEEQLHRIPGRLFLNGSSGVASLYTQQGKKGTNQDAMIVWENFGSRTDTVFCGVFDGHGPYGHMVAKKVRDHLPLKLSAHSEVNISSEDVLREISLNTAGSVNSEETALISADKDSRASVDLDVTEKNPDIFKTLKESFLKAFKVMDRELRLHTNIDCFCSGTTAVTLVKQGPYLVVGNVGDSRAVLATRDKDNSLKAVQLTVDLKPNLPAEAERIRNCKGRVFALHDEPTVARVWLPNNDAPGLAMARAFGDFFLKDFGLISVPEISCRCLSEEDEFIVLATDGIWDVLSNKEVIDIIEYAPACSSAARTLVQTAVRAWRYKYLTSKVDDCAVVCLFLDSNLSNLSYASNT